The Methylobacterium durans nucleotide sequence CTCCCGCGGCTGTGCTCATGTTCGGCGTGTCCGGCCGCGCCCGGCGGATGCGGATCGAAGTCCGGGCCCGCAACCGCGCGAGCCGGCTGTTTCCCGACGCGACCGGGCGCCGGGCCGCGCGCCTCGCCCTCGATCCGGTAGGGCCCTCCGAGCGGACGAGTCCGGCGGCTCCCGCCGCGGTCGCGATCCTGCGCCGCCACGGCGTGCCGGTCGCGGCCTCGCGGGATGCCGGGCGATACCTCTGCAACGCCAGTTACTTCCGGGCGCTCGCCGAACCCTGCCCGGTGCTGTTCGTCCATATTCCGCCAGGTCCCCGCACCCGCCGCCCGCCGGGCGCCCGGCCCGCCCTCGATCCGCAGCGGACGGGCAGGGCGCTCGCCGCCGTCGCGAGGATGCTGACCCGGCGCGCAGGCCGAGGCTTCTGAAGCAGCCCCTCGCGGGGGAGCGACATCCGGGCCTCGTCCGCGGGCACCGCACCAAAAAGTGCGGACCTTGGCGGTGCACAAATGCCTCCTCGGGCGTTTGCAAGTCC carries:
- a CDS encoding peptidase C15; protein product: MSGHLLVTGFGPFPGMTRNPSAALARRLGALPALRLALGGSPRVLVLRTAYDAIPEILEPALAETPAAVLMFGVSGRARRMRIEVRARNRASRLFPDATGRRAARLALDPVGPSERTSPAAPAAVAILRRHGVPVAASRDAGRYLCNASYFRALAEPCPVLFVHIPPGPRTRRPPGARPALDPQRTGRALAAVARMLTRRAGRGF